The Corallococcus silvisoli genome contains the following window.
TCGAGCAGCTCAAGCCGCACCTGCGGGACGCCTACAAGCTGCACGCGGAAGGCCGCCGCTACCAGGCCATCGCCGAACATTTCAACGTTCCCGTGGGAACCGTGGGCAGCTGGCTGACGCTGGCGCGCAGGGACCTGAGGGAATTGCTCCTTCCGAGCGTCGCGGTGGCTCGGGAGCGGGGGGTCCAGTCATGAACGCGCATTGCACCCGGTTGCATCTCTTCATGGACGGCGAGCTGTCCGAGTCCGACGCCGAAGGCTTCCGGAACCACCTGCCACGCTGCGCTGCCTGCGAAGGGGGCCTGCGGGACCTGCTCCAGCTGGAGCTGCTGGCGGCGCGGGCGCTGGGCGTGGGCGCGGCGGAGCAGCCCGCCTCCAACCCCGGGGGCAACGTGGTGGCGCTGGGCGCGTGGGTGCGCCGCAACGCCCGCGTGGTGGCGCCGCTGGCCCTGGCCGCCAGCCTCTGCGCCATCGTCGTGCCGCGGATGATGCCGGTCGCGCAGGTCCCGGCGGTCGTCTTCCTGGAGAACCAGTCCACCCGCGAGCTGGAGGCCCGCTTGTCGGATCCTCGCGCGGACCAGTGGCGCCGCTACAGCCCCATGAGGGGCGGCGCGGAGGGCACGGAGGCGGTGCAGGCGCCGCTGCCGCTGCGCCCGCTGGCGGAGATGGAGGAGCGCAAGGACTTCCGCGGCATCGTCGCGGCCTACGTGCTGCACGGTCAGTGGCAGCAGGCGCAGGCGGTGCTGGCGCGCGAGCCCGCGTCGCTGGCGCGCGACAACGACCTGGCGGTGGTGGCGCTGCAGGACGGCCGTCACCAGGACGCGCTGGCGCTGCTGGACTCCGTGGTGCGCGCGGATCCGCGCAACGCGCAGGCCCTGTGGAACCGCGGCCTCGCGCTGCGCTCCCTGCACCAGGACGCGCGGGCCGCCCGCGACTTCGACCAGGTGGCCGCGCTGGGTGAGCCGGGCTGGAGCGACGAGGCCCGCAAGCTGGCCGACGAGCTGCGCGCCGCCGCCGCCCACTGACGGCGCCGGAGCAGCCCCGGAGCTTCCCTGCCCGCGCGAGCGAGCGTCCACCACCGGGCGCCCCGCGCGGGCTTTTCGTCTCCGGGGCTGGGATGACGTGTCAGGCTGCTGGGGTTGACGGAACACTCCAGGAGCCTGCCCATGCCCGAGTCGCTTCCCTCCGCTTCCTCCGACTACGCGTCCGCCCGCCGTGACTTCCGGTGGGAGCGTCCGGAGCACTTCAACTTCGCCACGGACGTCATCGACCGGCACGCGGCCGAGCGGCCCCAGGCCCCCGCGCTCCAGTGGTCCGACGAGTCCGGGCGCTCGCGGTGCTTCACCTTCCAGGAGCTGAAGGAGCGCTCGCTGCACGCGGCGCGCTTCCTCA
Protein-coding sequences here:
- a CDS encoding zf-HC2 domain-containing protein, which encodes MNAHCTRLHLFMDGELSESDAEGFRNHLPRCAACEGGLRDLLQLELLAARALGVGAAEQPASNPGGNVVALGAWVRRNARVVAPLALAASLCAIVVPRMMPVAQVPAVVFLENQSTRELEARLSDPRADQWRRYSPMRGGAEGTEAVQAPLPLRPLAEMEERKDFRGIVAAYVLHGQWQQAQAVLAREPASLARDNDLAVVALQDGRHQDALALLDSVVRADPRNAQALWNRGLALRSLHQDARAARDFDQVAALGEPGWSDEARKLADELRAAAAH